In Shewanella sp. GD04112, the sequence TATTGATGACTTGGTCATTTTCCATGGTGATCACTTTGCCGCCGACAAAGGCGACTGTTCCACGTGGAACATCGGCCTTTTCGGTAAAGCCTAAGTTGATAATACTTGGCTTGGCTTGCTCGTCCCTTTTGAGATACTGGGAATCCACATTGGCTTGGTACAGTTCTGGGCCAAGAGTCCAATAGAGTTGGTTACTTTTGCTATTCCAACTGATGCTTTCGCCGGCTCGCACACTTAATTGAGTAACAGGAAGATTGCTAGCGTTAGGGCCGATTTCAACGGTTTCACCATGTTTAGCGAAGGGGGTAACCCAAACTTTAAAACGTTCGGCAAATGCCAGTTGTTCGCCGTCGGGTGATACTCTAAATTCGGTTGCATGCTTACTGCTGTAGTGAACGCGTTTATCAAACCCATCTAGGTTAATTGAGGCAAGCTGTGGTGTGTCGTTATCACCTGTGTTCATAAAGAAAATGCGATCGGCCGAAGCGCCGAATTGTGCTTGATAACCCTCAGCGCTAATTTTCTTATTTTGTTTGGTTTTTAAATCGACCTTGTACAGGCCGGGTTCCTGCGACCAAGTACGAGGTGTAAGGTGTCCACCTTGGGTTTTGCGATACACTACCAACTCACCATTGGGTGAGAAGGTGGGCTCAACATATTTGCCTGGCTCAGTGGTAAGTTGTTTCGCTTTACCACCTTTTGCACTGATCACTTGTACAGAGCCTTGGTCTTGGTCATTCCAAGTTGTGAAGACAATATTTTTGCCATCACGCGACCACTGGGGATAGAGCTCTTCAATGTCGTTACCTAACTCGGTTAAGCGTGACATCTTGCCGTCGGGAAGTGTCTTCAACCAGATTTTACCCAATGCTTCGAAGGTGACCTTGCTGCCATCCGGTGAAACTTGTGCCATTCGCAGCATCTTTACGTCGAATACATCCTTATCAATATCTTGTTTAAAGCGTACTGAAGGCTGCACATCTAACTGGGTTTTTACGCTGAAGGGAATGTTGGTGACCGTTTTATTGGCAACATTCAGGCGATTGATTTTGCCCTTAGCCCAGAAGAAGATGTCTTTGTTGTCTGGAGTCCATGCCATCGTCGGGTAAACACCATGGATTGCCCAAGTCTCTTGCATATCGCGGTCCAAATCGCTGTAGAGTTTTGTCGTTTCGCCGGATTTCAAATCGAGCAAATACAAAGAGGATTGGAAATCATCTCGCTTGATGTACGCCAGTTTGGTGCCGTCAGGGCTCGGTGTTGGACGAATGGCGCCACCGGTTCCTTCGATCAAGATTTCAATATCACCCGTTTGGGTATCGTAACGCTTGATTTTATAGATGCCGTTTACTGAGTCTTTGGAATAATGGAAGGTTTTTCCCGGTGTGTCATCTTGGCTGAAGTAAATGTAACGGCCATCGGGTGAATAGGCTGGCTCACCTAAATCCTTTTCATCGTTAGGACGTTCGGTGAGTTTAACACCTTCACCACCTGCGACATGGTAGAGCCAGACTTCACCAGCGCCTAAGCTCCGACTGGCGGTAAAATGCTTACGACCAACTAAATATTGCGAATCAGGACTCCATGCGGGACTGTTAAGTAAACGAAAAGTCTCTGTCGTGACTGTGCGTGGATTGCTGCCGTCGGCATCCATAATCCAAATATTGTCGCCACCATCCGCATCTGAGGTGAAGGCAATATGCTTACCATCCGGGCTATACACGGGCTGCATTTGCCAGGCGATGCCTTGGGCTAATGGTTTGGCTTCGCCACCCGTGACTGGGATTTGATAAATATCACCCAGTAAATCAAACACTAAATGTTTACCATCCGGGCTGACACTGATGTTCATCCAAGTGCCTTCGGTTACATCTATGGTCACTTTTTCTAGTGGGGCATTGGCTGGCGCATTGACGTTCCAACTGGCTTTTGGGGCGTCTGTTGCCTGTACTGTATGGGAACTAAGGCCAAGCATCAGGGCGATATAAAGCGGTGTCAGCTTAGGTTTCAACATGTTATGTCCTGTTATCGTTATTCTAGGGCTTTGCTGTTATCGGATTAGATAAACTTTTGTTAATGCTGCGCTAAGTTATCGCACAAATACCCAGTAAGGAAAACGGAAATACTGTTTCAATTAATGACCGAGGGGAGAAGCTGAGGCGGGGCAAACTGTGGGAGAGTAATGTGGCTTACTCTCCACGAAGTATGATTAGTCTAATGTAACGGCATCGCCGATGTGGATCATGGCGTCATTGATGACACGGCAGGTGACGCCGCCGCGCCAATCGGGAGTAAGCGCGGATTCCAAGCCAGCATGAGCCTGTTCCATCTTCTTGCAGGGATCGGTTTCACCAGTCACTTCGAGGCAGAGATCACCAATGCGGAGCAGCTTGCCAACATCCGCTGCCCCAAAACTATATCCATCGACCAATAGGTTTGCTCGGCGAGTCGTCCAAGGTAAATTTGCATCTATGCTCTGACAAGCTATTTGCCACTGCTGCAGCGACAGTACCGTGACTTGCCGTTTACCCGGGCGACCAAATACATCTTTTTCGACGCCGCTGTGCTGAGTGACATTCGCGCACAGCACTTCGTTCATTGGCCCGCTTTTAACCGTTTTGTAGGCGATAGCAACTAGTTTCGGCATGTTTGATGTCCTTATCCTGATGTCGATGTAGAGACTTAGAGTCCCTTTTTAATCAAATATTGATAGGGTGTTTGGCTGGTTTCACTGGCGACCAGTGTGTGGTCCATAAACTCACAAAAGCTGGGAATATCACGTGTAGTCGCAGGATCATCTGCGATGATTAACAAGGTTTCACCTTGTGCCATTTGTCTTACCGTCTTTCGCACCATCATTACCGGCTCTGGGCAGCGTAAACCAAGAGCATCCAGTTTGTGTTGTGCGGTTGAGAAAACGTCGTTCATATGACCTCTACTGAACGGTTAAACAGAATTGGCTAATGTTACTCCAGTGGTTTGGATAAACCAAGTTGATGGGTTGAATTTGTGATGGGGCTAGGCATTGCTCTTGCCGATTTATTTACCGCTAGCAGAATGTTTCACGTGGAACATTTCTATTACTCGGCAACTTTGTTTATTCCCTGAGGTTGTTGAATGCTATGCACTATGATTGGCGTAATTGCTGCTTGGGGTGTTCCCACTTGAGAAGCGGACTGAGGCATATCGGATTTTATATCATTTGCCGCCATCGACACTGAGCCTTGCTGCTGCAACTTGGCAGCACGTTTATAGCTATACATTTTTTGATCCGCTTTATGGATCAAGGTATTGGCATCATCATAATCATAGGGGCCTGTATCAACAATACCGTAACTGAGGGAGATGTTGTTTAGGTGCAGTTTAATGTTTTGATTAAAGCGCTCGATAAAGTTGTCTCTGGCTTGGTCTTCTCGACAATTGGGCATGATGATGCAGAATTCATCACCACCATATCGAAAACTATGGTCCTCTACGCGGGTGCTTTCTTTGATGGCCTGCGCGACGGCGCAAAGCACTTCATCTCCAGAGCGGTGGCCTTGGGTATCATTAAAGGATTTAAAGTCATCAACATCTAAGTAGATTACGCTAACCGGCTCGGCTCGTCTCTGCGCTGCTCTTAAAATCCGAGTGCCAATTTCTTGTAGATGTCGCACATTTAATAGCCCCGTTAACGGGTCGGTTTGAGATAATTCTTCGAGCTGTTGTGTGCGTTCTTTGACTTTGCTTTCCATGCTCTGTGCGTAACGTTCAGCCTTGTCTTTAGCGTTCTCAATTTCAGATACTAGGCTTCGAATATAGGTATCGAAAACGAGGGTGACGTCGAAGAGAACAAGTTTATCTATGGCGACTCGAATGCGTTCATTTTGCAAGTCATCAGCAACCGAGTTATTTATCTCGGCATAAATCAACTCTTTTAGTGTATGAACGGCAGAGAGGTAGAGTTTAGGTTCAACGCCGATACGCTTGTGTACTAAGCCAATCCGCAGGCGGTTGTTAACGTACTCTAAATCGTACACTCCATTAAACAGGTCGAGCACATAGCGTCTCTGGGCGGTACGTAAACGAGCGAGGGTATCGGAGTCACCGATCAGCAGAGCAATCTCGGACACACTGGTTTGTAGACCGTAAAAGTCATCAACGATTTTGTCTATGTTCTCTTCAATCACAGGTTTGAAGGATTGCAGTGCTCTGACATCGGCTAAGGTAAAAGAGAACAAGGACTTGCGAAAATCAATCTCAAGCTCAGTGATCCGCATTTGTTCGAAAAGCGTTTGTTCCGTTTGCAGCATTGAACATCCCTCTCGTAGCCTAAAGAATGAAACGCATCCATGCTTCTTAGCAGTGTCATAATGACGGTCAAATGCGGAGAAGTGCATTAAGGATATTTATCAAGTTAAGTCGAAAACTGCCTGATTTTCAAATTGAAGCTGAGCAGAAAGGAAGATAATTAAGGCGCTATCGCAAATAAAAAAGCCGGAACTGAGTCCGGCTTCGAAGGAAGAATCGTTAAGGATTAAACGCGTTCGAAAACGGTCGCAATACCTTGGCCTAAACCGATACACATAGTCGCTAAACCTAAGGTCGCATCTTTGTGTTCCATCAGGTTGATCAACGTTGTCGA encodes:
- a CDS encoding amidohydrolase family protein gives rise to the protein MLKPKLTPLYIALMLGLSSHTVQATDAPKASWNVNAPANAPLEKVTIDVTEGTWMNISVSPDGKHLVFDLLGDIYQIPVTGGEAKPLAQGIAWQMQPVYSPDGKHIAFTSDADGGDNIWIMDADGSNPRTVTTETFRLLNSPAWSPDSQYLVGRKHFTASRSLGAGEVWLYHVAGGEGVKLTERPNDEKDLGEPAYSPDGRYIYFSQDDTPGKTFHYSKDSVNGIYKIKRYDTQTGDIEILIEGTGGAIRPTPSPDGTKLAYIKRDDFQSSLYLLDLKSGETTKLYSDLDRDMQETWAIHGVYPTMAWTPDNKDIFFWAKGKINRLNVANKTVTNIPFSVKTQLDVQPSVRFKQDIDKDVFDVKMLRMAQVSPDGSKVTFEALGKIWLKTLPDGKMSRLTELGNDIEELYPQWSRDGKNIVFTTWNDQDQGSVQVISAKGGKAKQLTTEPGKYVEPTFSPNGELVVYRKTQGGHLTPRTWSQEPGLYKVDLKTKQNKKISAEGYQAQFGASADRIFFMNTGDNDTPQLASINLDGFDKRVHYSSKHATEFRVSPDGEQLAFAERFKVWVTPFAKHGETVEIGPNASNLPVTQLSVRAGESISWNSKSNQLYWTLGPELYQANVDSQYLKRDEQAKPSIINLGFTEKADVPRGTVAFVGGKVITMENDQVINKGVVIVKDNHIVAVGDANTAIPKDAQVIDISGKSIMPGLFDAHAHGAQADDEIVPQQNWALYSGLSLGVTTIHDPSNDTTEIFAASEQQKAGHIVGPRIFSTGTILYGANAPGYTSHIDSLDDAKFHLERLKKVGAFSVKSYNQPRRNQRQQVIAAARELEMMVVPEGGSLLQHNLTMVADGHTTVEHSLPVASIYNDIKQFWSQTKVGYTPTLVVAYGGISGENYWYDKTDVWAHPRLSMYVPSDILQARSMRRPHAPDSHYNHFNVAKVANEFNKLGIHPNIGAHGQREGLAAHWEMWMFAQGGMSNMDVLKTATINPATTFGLEHQLGSIKTGKLADLIVIDGDPLADIRVTDKVTYTMVNGKLFDAESMNQLNGNKQQRKPFFFEKI
- the tusA gene encoding sulfurtransferase TusA; protein product: MNDVFSTAQHKLDALGLRCPEPVMMVRKTVRQMAQGETLLIIADDPATTRDIPSFCEFMDHTLVASETSQTPYQYLIKKGL
- a CDS encoding diguanylate cyclase; translated protein: MLQTEQTLFEQMRITELEIDFRKSLFSFTLADVRALQSFKPVIEENIDKIVDDFYGLQTSVSEIALLIGDSDTLARLRTAQRRYVLDLFNGVYDLEYVNNRLRIGLVHKRIGVEPKLYLSAVHTLKELIYAEINNSVADDLQNERIRVAIDKLVLFDVTLVFDTYIRSLVSEIENAKDKAERYAQSMESKVKERTQQLEELSQTDPLTGLLNVRHLQEIGTRILRAAQRRAEPVSVIYLDVDDFKSFNDTQGHRSGDEVLCAVAQAIKESTRVEDHSFRYGGDEFCIIMPNCREDQARDNFIERFNQNIKLHLNNISLSYGIVDTGPYDYDDANTLIHKADQKMYSYKRAAKLQQQGSVSMAANDIKSDMPQSASQVGTPQAAITPIIVHSIQQPQGINKVAE
- a CDS encoding MOSC domain-containing protein — translated: MPKLVAIAYKTVKSGPMNEVLCANVTQHSGVEKDVFGRPGKRQVTVLSLQQWQIACQSIDANLPWTTRRANLLVDGYSFGAADVGKLLRIGDLCLEVTGETDPCKKMEQAHAGLESALTPDWRGGVTCRVINDAMIHIGDAVTLD